One Flagellimonas sp. CMM7 genomic region harbors:
- the kdsA gene encoding 3-deoxy-8-phosphooctulonate synthase: MQLDVIPQLKHTNSDNFFLLAGPCAIEGEDMALHIGERVVEIADKLKIPYVFKGSFKKANRSRIDSFTGIGDEKALKILRKVSETFNVPTVTDIHTEQDAVMAAEYVDILQIPAFLVRQTDLVVAAAKTGKTVNLKKGQFMSPESMKHAVTKVTETGNEQAIITDRGTMFGYQDMIVDFRGVPTMKQYAPVVLDVTHSLQQPNQSSGVTGGRPALIGTMARAGIAAGVDGLFMETHFDPANAKSDGANMLDLSLLEKLLTDLVAIRKTINSL; this comes from the coding sequence ATGCAGTTAGACGTAATCCCTCAGTTAAAACATACAAATAGTGATAATTTTTTCTTGCTTGCTGGCCCTTGTGCTATAGAAGGCGAAGATATGGCACTCCATATAGGAGAGCGTGTTGTTGAGATTGCAGATAAACTCAAAATCCCATATGTTTTTAAGGGAAGCTTTAAGAAGGCCAATAGGAGCAGAATTGACTCCTTTACCGGTATTGGTGACGAAAAAGCTCTGAAAATCCTAAGAAAAGTATCAGAAACCTTTAATGTTCCAACCGTTACAGATATCCATACAGAACAGGATGCAGTTATGGCAGCAGAGTATGTGGATATCCTTCAGATTCCTGCTTTTCTAGTTAGACAAACGGATTTGGTCGTAGCGGCCGCAAAAACAGGTAAAACGGTTAATCTAAAAAAGGGACAATTTATGTCTCCCGAGAGCATGAAACATGCTGTGACCAAAGTAACGGAAACGGGCAATGAGCAAGCGATTATCACGGACCGAGGAACCATGTTCGGTTACCAAGATATGATTGTGGATTTTAGAGGCGTCCCAACCATGAAACAGTATGCTCCCGTCGTATTGGATGTTACGCATTCATTACAACAGCCAAATCAATCTTCTGGTGTTACAGGAGGTAGACCAGCACTTATTGGAACTATGGCACGTGCAGGCATCGCCGCAGGTGTTGACGGACTTTTTATGGAAACTCATTTCGACCCCGCCAATGCTAAAAGTGACGGAGCAAATATGCTGGACCTAAGTTTGCTTGAAAAACTATTGACCGATTTGGTGGCGATACGGAAAACTATAAATAGTCTCTAA